A single genomic interval of Nonomuraea rubra harbors:
- a CDS encoding alkene reductase, with the protein MSSTALTSRLFEPARLGSLHLPNRLVMAPLTRNRASADGVPQPIMATYYAQRASAGLIIAEATTPNAVGQTYPDIPAIYHNRHVAGWRRVTGAVRAAGGTMFLQLQHGGRIGHPDTTGLTPLAPSPVAFPDPIHTPAGSRPGVVPRAMTVAEIRSTVAHFAAAARRAIDAGFEGVEVHGGNGYLIHQFLSEVTNHRTDAYGGSAAGRIRFAVEVVEAVADAIGPARVGLRIAPGVTANAMREHDIEHVYPALVGALADMGLAYLHVVFADPAQPLFHRVRADWPAALIANPALPWPTPLPADGGRHAGERLLAAGADLISLGRAFLANPDLVERFRRGAPLNPVRAEYWYGGGELGYTDYPVLAAAEERAPALA; encoded by the coding sequence ATGTCGAGCACAGCGTTGACCTCCCGCCTGTTCGAGCCCGCCAGGCTCGGCTCCCTGCACCTGCCCAACCGGCTGGTGATGGCGCCGCTGACGCGTAACCGCGCGTCGGCCGACGGCGTCCCCCAGCCGATCATGGCGACGTACTACGCCCAGCGCGCGTCCGCCGGACTGATCATCGCCGAGGCCACCACGCCGAACGCGGTCGGGCAGACCTATCCCGACATTCCCGCCATCTACCACAACAGGCATGTGGCCGGCTGGCGGCGCGTCACCGGCGCGGTGCGCGCCGCGGGCGGCACGATGTTCCTGCAGTTGCAGCACGGCGGCCGGATCGGCCACCCGGACACCACCGGGCTGACGCCGCTCGCCCCCTCGCCGGTGGCGTTCCCCGATCCGATCCACACCCCTGCCGGGTCCAGGCCGGGGGTCGTGCCCCGCGCGATGACCGTCGCGGAGATCCGATCCACCGTGGCCCACTTCGCCGCCGCAGCCCGGCGGGCCATCGACGCCGGGTTCGAGGGGGTGGAGGTGCACGGTGGCAACGGCTACCTCATCCACCAGTTCCTGTCGGAGGTCACCAACCACCGCACCGACGCCTACGGCGGCTCGGCGGCCGGCCGCATCCGGTTCGCGGTCGAGGTGGTCGAGGCCGTGGCCGACGCGATCGGTCCCGCGCGGGTGGGCCTGCGCATCGCACCCGGCGTCACGGCCAACGCCATGCGCGAGCACGACATCGAGCACGTCTATCCCGCGCTCGTCGGCGCGCTGGCGGACATGGGCCTGGCCTATCTGCATGTCGTGTTCGCCGACCCCGCCCAGCCCCTGTTCCACCGCGTCCGCGCCGACTGGCCGGCGGCGTTGATCGCCAACCCGGCACTGCCCTGGCCGACCCCGCTCCCCGCCGACGGCGGGCGTCACGCGGGCGAGCGGCTGCTCGCGGCCGGCGCCGACCTGATCTCGCTGGGCCGGGCCTTCCTGGCCAACCCCGATCTGGTCGAACGGTTCCGCCGCGGCGCGCCGCTCAATCCGGTGCGCGCGGAGTACTGGTACGGGGGTGGGGAGCTCGGATACACCGACTACCCGGTGCTGGCCGCCGCGGAGGAGCGCGCTCCGGCCCTGGCCTGA
- a CDS encoding esterase/lipase family protein, with protein MGRRSWTRMAAALGLAAGALLATPAAATATRSVTLEATYTSGLENGWALVERYRDGSTAFQAETYPPDGRGDQKGQTRRLFGDVARPHSSRFLLYHAPGWQTGAKSTPVLLVHGANQTADLAWANPNAAGSYGCGQASCPTTGLMQHLSGQGYKVFAIGFPHVTGDGHYWAEQIHDAVTRIRAKTGAAQVDVIGWSKGAFNARMYVSSLRKSWGTAYAGGVRKLILVGGPNKGFDWGYRHGWTHDFAIFPECGGSLNAPAPHTQMVCYGLWRNHPDLSYEGTAYPGSDDMLYRWDNVYPLSTAEQDWYTTYYGGTGFYTAGRGIQWAIDRGSLVQPLINAGTPSSVPVYQLCGNMPDMALLHNEHTGPSDGAVFVASCTAPDGLANRAATATLPLNHLKLGWSATAMSQIAAWLG; from the coding sequence ATGGGACGACGTTCGTGGACACGGATGGCCGCGGCCCTCGGGTTGGCAGCCGGCGCGCTGCTCGCGACACCCGCCGCGGCGACCGCGACGCGCTCGGTGACGCTGGAGGCCACCTACACCTCGGGCCTGGAGAACGGCTGGGCGCTCGTCGAGCGTTACCGGGACGGCTCGACCGCGTTCCAGGCCGAGACCTACCCGCCCGACGGGCGGGGTGATCAGAAGGGACAGACCAGGCGCCTGTTCGGCGACGTCGCCCGCCCGCACTCCTCGCGGTTCCTGCTGTACCACGCGCCGGGCTGGCAGACGGGCGCCAAGAGCACGCCCGTGCTGCTGGTGCACGGCGCCAACCAGACCGCCGACCTGGCCTGGGCCAACCCGAACGCCGCCGGCTCGTACGGCTGCGGCCAGGCGAGCTGCCCCACCACCGGCCTCATGCAGCACCTCAGCGGCCAGGGCTACAAGGTGTTCGCGATCGGCTTCCCGCATGTCACGGGGGACGGCCACTACTGGGCCGAGCAGATCCACGACGCCGTCACCAGGATCCGGGCGAAGACCGGTGCCGCGCAGGTGGACGTGATCGGCTGGTCGAAGGGCGCGTTCAACGCCCGCATGTACGTCTCGTCGCTGCGCAAGTCCTGGGGCACGGCCTACGCGGGCGGCGTCAGGAAGCTGATCCTCGTCGGCGGGCCGAACAAGGGCTTCGACTGGGGCTACCGGCACGGCTGGACCCACGATTTCGCGATATTTCCGGAATGCGGGGGCTCGTTGAACGCACCCGCACCCCACACCCAGATGGTCTGCTACGGACTGTGGCGCAACCACCCCGACCTGAGCTACGAGGGCACCGCCTACCCCGGCTCCGACGACATGCTCTACCGCTGGGACAACGTCTACCCGCTGTCCACCGCCGAACAGGACTGGTACACCACCTACTACGGCGGCACCGGCTTCTACACCGCCGGCCGCGGCATCCAGTGGGCCATCGACAGAGGCTCGCTCGTGCAACCCCTCATCAACGCGGGGACACCGTCGAGCGTGCCGGTCTACCAGCTGTGCGGCAACATGCCGGACATGGCCCTGCTGCACAACGAGCACACAGGACCGTCCGACGGCGCCGTCTTCGTGGCGAGCTGCACCGCGCCCGACGGCCTCGCGAACCGGGCCGCCACGGCGACGCTCCCGCTCAACCACCTCAAGCTCGGCTGGTCCGCGACCGCCATGTCCCAGATCGCGGCCTGGCTCGGCTGA
- a CDS encoding nuclear transport factor 2 family protein — translation MADRQAMERMWEAHTAAEFETRDVDATMRTMTDDPTVLHVPTGMGGTGYEGVRDFYRRWFVGRNAADMSIESLSRTVGDDRIVDEMMITFTHDIEIPWILPAVAPTGRRVRVPVIGIVGFEGTAVASERIYWDQAAVLAQVGLLDGDVVRGLPIIVSPDGLLDGTVAPNGLAQPR, via the coding sequence ATGGCCGATCGCCAAGCCATGGAGCGCATGTGGGAAGCGCACACCGCGGCCGAGTTCGAGACCCGCGACGTGGACGCCACGATGCGTACGATGACGGATGATCCGACCGTCCTGCACGTGCCGACCGGCATGGGCGGTACGGGGTACGAAGGGGTTCGTGACTTCTACCGGCGATGGTTCGTGGGGCGGAACGCGGCCGACATGTCCATCGAGTCGCTGAGCCGCACGGTCGGGGACGATCGCATCGTCGACGAGATGATGATCACCTTCACCCATGACATCGAGATCCCGTGGATCCTGCCCGCCGTGGCGCCGACGGGCAGGCGGGTGCGCGTCCCGGTGATCGGGATCGTGGGGTTCGAGGGGACGGCGGTCGCGAGCGAGCGCATCTACTGGGATCAAGCCGCGGTGCTCGCCCAGGTGGGGTTGCTCGACGGTGACGTGGTCAGGGGGTTGCCCATCATCGTCTCTCCCGATGGGCTGCTGGACGGAACGGTGGCTCCCAACGGACTGGCGCAGCCCCGCTAG
- a CDS encoding dihydrofolate reductase family protein, which yields MRNLVYTGFMSLDGVVDSPGGGPGEEHRSGGWVFKDLEFVPEAWSLKGEELADTTALMFGRRSYESFAAVWPGSEDHADYKELPKYVVSATLSDDAIVDGWGPTTILRSTEDVAALKEGEGGAIYIHGSAELARRLSDAGLIDQYNLLVFPVLLGAGKSMFGRADRDKYMLTLRESESYPNGILKLVYDVKR from the coding sequence GTGCGTAACTTGGTCTACACCGGTTTCATGTCACTCGACGGCGTCGTGGACTCGCCCGGCGGCGGGCCGGGGGAGGAGCACCGCAGCGGCGGATGGGTGTTCAAGGACCTCGAGTTCGTCCCCGAGGCCTGGTCGCTGAAGGGTGAGGAGCTCGCCGACACGACGGCGTTGATGTTCGGCCGTCGCAGCTACGAATCGTTCGCAGCGGTCTGGCCCGGCTCGGAGGACCACGCCGACTACAAGGAGCTGCCCAAATACGTGGTGTCGGCCACGCTGTCCGACGACGCCATCGTCGACGGATGGGGACCGACCACGATCCTGCGCTCGACCGAGGACGTCGCCGCGCTCAAGGAGGGTGAGGGCGGCGCGATCTACATCCACGGGAGCGCGGAGCTGGCTCGGCGGCTGTCGGACGCGGGCCTGATCGACCAGTACAACCTGCTCGTCTTTCCCGTGCTGCTCGGTGCCGGGAAGAGCATGTTCGGCCGCGCCGACCGGGACAAGTACATGCTGACGCTGCGGGAATCGGAGAGCTACCCGAACGGGATCCTGAAGCTGGTGTACGACGTCAAGCGCTGA
- a CDS encoding DEAD/DEAH box helicase, which produces MSHLNDSRARVMEFWRACELFSPPSLPRVDPRDEREPVFRVQAGALLPWEAGHPLQRRRIRPNMTWRYIVYGGVFQLERVRLLLEKVFGPDPENFDRAPQGASALFAMLVTEEGRPLLGAWEFSSAAWAAGRTVSPGHRDPAWLRGFDVAAGRVGAAGEELVAALEHDTRAAELRDEGVCVGRPLRQDDLRALMKLTADRFGVEEVLAPDGLLVKCVQVSRRREHDDDGSTDFLNSFIVQDLERVASAVRAGAYGAALDTYLRIPEPSRVDVRKEPQVVLDHVAPEQVPAGRWPQGPGLPLALSQQFAVNTIMSELAPRAGLFAVNGPPGTGKTTMLRDLIAANVVERALRLSRLPSTEAAFRGEMRWQTGDFRRVVSLWREELTGFEMVVTSANNGAVENVTTEIPGEKAIDALWRGEAAYFDDVASRVLGEPAWGLVAAKLGRKSYRMEFVSKAWYGTADEPGLRMSFETWQDTTTEPWATAVESFTLAYERVQALRSERATAHDALRDMPVQQRIITRATAQITAAEDRLTTLRTEFDDAKRLEGTAREEITARKRSRQEHQQFQPSLVTALFTLGKASREWHAQDRALAGDVQSAEHALGTATARLERLRQAAAQISHERDSRRAELHNARSRLAEIQSRLAVQQERLGRFFPDERWWTDEKHRESQTLWTDEAWNHARTDLFVEALRLHQAFLRAEARRMRRSLQAAMDVVTGDVPAGVPEEAVRAAWQSLFFLVPVVSTTFASFDRVFAHLTREALGWLFIDEAGQAAPQLAAGAIWRSRRVVAVGDPLQLEPVVTLPFAAQQALRRTFGVQEEHWLPGRTSVQQLADHTNAYGTYLPGEDAPVWVGAPLRVHRRCDEPMFGISNTIAYDGLMVYGKITEAPVELPESVWIDVVGAGSSGHWIPEEGAALERILTRLARDKVAPEDIFVISPFRDVVRGMQQVARRFPGVEAGTVHTAQGKEAKVVVLVLGGDPQRPGAKAWAAMRPNLLNVAVSRAKRRLYVIGDRASWSTQRYFNVLARDLPKLVLPPESPTYSDR; this is translated from the coding sequence GTGAGCCATCTGAACGACAGCCGCGCGCGTGTCATGGAGTTCTGGCGGGCCTGCGAGCTGTTCAGCCCGCCCAGTCTGCCAAGGGTCGACCCTCGGGACGAGCGGGAGCCGGTGTTCCGGGTACAGGCCGGCGCCCTGCTGCCCTGGGAGGCCGGTCACCCTCTCCAGCGCAGGCGCATCAGGCCGAACATGACGTGGCGCTACATCGTCTACGGCGGCGTCTTCCAGCTCGAGCGCGTGCGGCTCCTGCTGGAGAAGGTGTTCGGGCCCGATCCGGAGAACTTCGACCGTGCCCCGCAGGGGGCGAGTGCGCTCTTCGCCATGCTGGTCACGGAAGAAGGCCGGCCGTTGCTGGGAGCGTGGGAGTTCTCCAGTGCTGCCTGGGCGGCAGGTCGCACGGTGTCCCCCGGCCACCGGGATCCGGCCTGGCTCAGGGGCTTCGACGTGGCGGCCGGACGCGTGGGTGCCGCCGGTGAGGAACTCGTCGCCGCCCTGGAGCATGACACGCGGGCCGCCGAACTGCGAGACGAAGGCGTCTGTGTAGGTCGTCCTCTCAGGCAGGACGACTTGCGGGCACTCATGAAGCTCACGGCCGACCGGTTCGGGGTGGAGGAGGTCCTGGCCCCCGACGGTCTGCTCGTCAAGTGCGTACAGGTTTCGCGCCGGCGCGAGCACGACGATGACGGCAGCACCGACTTCCTGAACAGCTTCATCGTCCAAGATCTCGAACGAGTGGCCTCAGCCGTCCGGGCAGGCGCCTATGGCGCAGCCTTGGACACCTACCTGCGGATCCCAGAGCCGTCCCGTGTGGACGTGCGCAAGGAGCCGCAGGTGGTTCTCGACCACGTGGCACCCGAACAGGTCCCTGCGGGACGTTGGCCTCAGGGGCCGGGCCTGCCGCTCGCGCTGAGCCAGCAGTTCGCGGTCAACACGATCATGTCCGAGCTGGCCCCGCGGGCGGGATTGTTCGCCGTCAACGGGCCTCCGGGCACCGGCAAGACCACGATGCTCAGGGATCTGATCGCGGCCAACGTCGTGGAGCGCGCGCTGCGCCTGTCCAGGCTCCCCAGCACCGAGGCCGCGTTCAGGGGAGAGATGCGCTGGCAGACGGGCGACTTCCGGCGGGTGGTGAGCCTGTGGCGCGAAGAGCTCACCGGCTTCGAGATGGTGGTCACCTCGGCCAACAACGGGGCTGTGGAGAACGTCACGACCGAGATCCCCGGAGAGAAGGCGATCGACGCGCTCTGGCGAGGAGAGGCCGCCTACTTCGACGACGTGGCGAGCCGCGTGCTCGGCGAGCCCGCCTGGGGCCTGGTGGCGGCCAAGCTGGGCCGGAAGTCCTACCGCATGGAGTTCGTCAGCAAGGCCTGGTACGGCACCGCCGACGAACCCGGTCTGCGGATGAGCTTCGAAACCTGGCAGGACACCACGACGGAGCCATGGGCGACGGCGGTCGAGTCCTTCACCCTCGCTTACGAACGCGTCCAGGCTCTTCGGAGCGAGCGAGCCACCGCCCACGACGCCTTGCGGGACATGCCCGTACAGCAGCGCATCATCACACGGGCGACCGCGCAGATCACCGCCGCCGAAGATCGCCTCACCACCCTGCGCACCGAGTTCGACGACGCCAAGCGGCTCGAAGGGACGGCCCGGGAGGAGATCACCGCACGCAAGCGCAGCCGCCAGGAGCATCAACAGTTCCAGCCCAGCCTGGTCACCGCGCTCTTCACCCTCGGGAAGGCCTCCCGGGAGTGGCATGCGCAGGACCGGGCCCTGGCAGGTGACGTTCAGAGCGCTGAGCACGCGCTCGGCACCGCGACCGCGCGATTGGAAAGACTCCGCCAGGCCGCCGCGCAGATCTCCCACGAGCGCGACTCCCGGCGCGCCGAATTGCACAACGCCCGGTCCCGGCTGGCCGAGATCCAGTCCCGGCTGGCCGTCCAGCAGGAGCGGCTCGGGCGGTTCTTCCCGGACGAGCGCTGGTGGACCGACGAGAAGCACCGGGAAAGTCAGACGCTGTGGACCGACGAGGCCTGGAACCACGCCCGCACCGACCTGTTCGTGGAGGCCCTCCGCCTGCACCAGGCGTTCCTCCGCGCGGAGGCGAGGCGGATGCGCAGAAGCCTGCAAGCCGCCATGGACGTCGTCACCGGGGACGTGCCCGCCGGCGTGCCGGAGGAGGCCGTACGGGCAGCGTGGCAGAGCCTGTTCTTCCTGGTCCCGGTCGTCTCCACCACCTTTGCCTCCTTCGATCGCGTGTTCGCGCACCTCACTCGTGAGGCGCTGGGCTGGTTGTTCATCGACGAGGCCGGCCAGGCCGCACCTCAGCTCGCGGCGGGCGCAATCTGGCGGTCACGGCGAGTGGTGGCCGTAGGGGATCCTCTGCAGCTGGAGCCGGTGGTCACGCTGCCGTTCGCCGCCCAGCAGGCACTGCGGCGTACGTTCGGCGTCCAGGAGGAGCACTGGCTTCCGGGACGCACCTCGGTTCAGCAGCTGGCCGATCACACGAACGCGTACGGCACGTATCTGCCCGGAGAAGACGCTCCCGTCTGGGTCGGAGCCCCGCTGCGCGTCCACCGACGCTGTGACGAACCCATGTTCGGCATCTCCAACACCATCGCGTACGACGGGCTCATGGTTTACGGCAAGATCACTGAAGCCCCGGTCGAACTGCCGGAGAGTGTGTGGATCGACGTCGTCGGAGCCGGCTCGAGCGGACACTGGATCCCCGAGGAGGGGGCCGCGCTGGAACGCATCCTGACCCGGCTCGCCCGCGACAAGGTCGCACCGGAGGACATCTTCGTGATCAGCCCGTTCCGCGACGTCGTACGCGGGATGCAGCAGGTCGCACGGCGATTTCCCGGCGTGGAGGCAGGGACCGTGCACACGGCCCAGGGCAAGGAGGCCAAGGTGGTCGTGCTCGTCCTGGGCGGCGATCCGCAACGGCCAGGCGCCAAGGCCTGGGCGGCCATGCGTCCGAACCTGCTGAACGTGGCGGTCAGCCGCGCCAAGCGGCGCCTCTACGTGATCGGCGATCGGGCGTCGTGGTCGACGCAGCGCTACTTCAACGTACTCGCCCGCGATCTTCCGAAACTCGTGCTGCCGCCCGAGTCCCCGACGTACTCGGACCGTTGA
- a CDS encoding TIGR04141 family sporadically distributed protein, whose amino-acid sequence MVRPRTRDLTLYRLTGVEPTPYGMLSVLDLAKLDELEVEPRELSLAGAPALWVAGHQEVPLASWCEDAAATTGLNVAFDERRSFGLLMIAVDGAVYAIGYGQGHWWIPDEHKDHGFGIRFAVRRLDPDHVQDVARRRIGARGRSDLTLIPGGMPIWALGIEEQAEVIRRMGGRSRDLKVTFSKADERPVRLEAGVGLSMRFGIWPEDLVADIREIARVCREDEPHPALEFVDHIRPIVDNALVTRLDAQLDELLGHPDRAELVCVVPTPCLPGYAQARRFEVKIGTATQRVDELDVQLIRVRARLQAPGARVTALRKGKIRMFRDAECTHEVGDAAAIKWLEVVLTMGGRRYFLLDGEWYEIDPAYLEDKLNEIVPLFALHPSVELPTRYAGQNEKEYNIDVAEMCDGFLCLDRALLKTKFFTGNGFEACDLLGPGDTLVHVKFAEGASTLSHLFAQGVVATQALLHSDEALRRFREKVAEVSQGRRQVPEDFRPSKVVFAIHLKTGASLTPKTLFPLARVALANAARVLRTYGIEVEVVGIPAADGVLAA is encoded by the coding sequence ATGGTGCGACCGAGGACGCGTGACCTGACCCTGTACCGGCTCACGGGCGTGGAGCCCACCCCGTACGGCATGCTCAGCGTGCTGGACCTCGCCAAGCTCGACGAGCTCGAGGTGGAGCCGCGAGAGCTCTCCCTGGCCGGGGCGCCCGCCCTGTGGGTGGCCGGGCACCAGGAGGTGCCGCTGGCCAGCTGGTGCGAGGACGCTGCGGCCACGACAGGCCTGAACGTGGCCTTCGACGAGCGGCGCTCCTTCGGGCTGCTGATGATCGCCGTCGACGGCGCCGTCTACGCCATCGGCTACGGCCAAGGCCACTGGTGGATTCCGGACGAGCACAAGGACCACGGGTTCGGCATCCGCTTCGCGGTGCGCCGCCTCGACCCCGACCACGTGCAGGACGTGGCGCGCCGCCGCATCGGCGCGCGTGGCCGCAGCGACCTGACTCTGATCCCCGGCGGCATGCCGATCTGGGCTCTCGGCATCGAGGAGCAGGCCGAGGTGATCCGCCGCATGGGCGGGCGCTCGCGCGACCTCAAGGTCACCTTCTCCAAGGCCGACGAGCGGCCGGTGCGCCTGGAGGCCGGCGTGGGGCTGAGCATGAGGTTCGGCATCTGGCCGGAGGACCTCGTCGCCGACATCCGGGAGATCGCCCGCGTCTGTCGTGAGGACGAGCCGCACCCGGCGCTCGAGTTCGTGGATCACATCCGCCCCATCGTGGACAACGCGCTGGTCACCCGGCTGGACGCCCAGCTCGACGAGCTCCTGGGCCACCCCGACAGGGCGGAGCTCGTCTGCGTGGTGCCGACCCCTTGCCTGCCCGGCTACGCTCAGGCCCGCCGGTTCGAGGTGAAGATCGGGACTGCGACGCAGCGCGTGGACGAGCTCGACGTCCAGCTCATCCGTGTCCGCGCTCGGCTCCAAGCCCCGGGGGCGCGGGTGACGGCGTTGCGGAAGGGCAAGATCCGCATGTTCCGGGACGCCGAGTGCACGCACGAGGTCGGGGACGCGGCGGCCATCAAGTGGCTGGAGGTCGTGCTGACCATGGGCGGGCGGCGCTACTTCCTGCTCGACGGCGAGTGGTACGAGATCGACCCCGCGTACCTGGAGGACAAGCTCAACGAGATCGTGCCGCTGTTCGCCTTGCACCCCTCCGTCGAGCTCCCGACGCGATACGCCGGTCAGAACGAGAAGGAGTACAACATCGACGTCGCGGAGATGTGCGACGGGTTCCTGTGCCTGGACCGCGCTCTCCTGAAGACGAAGTTCTTCACCGGCAACGGCTTCGAGGCCTGCGACCTCCTGGGCCCCGGCGACACCCTGGTGCACGTCAAGTTCGCCGAGGGCGCCAGCACGCTCAGCCACCTGTTCGCCCAGGGCGTCGTGGCGACGCAGGCGCTCCTGCACTCCGACGAGGCGCTGCGCCGTTTCAGGGAGAAGGTCGCGGAGGTGAGCCAGGGCCGTCGCCAGGTGCCGGAGGACTTCCGGCCGAGCAAGGTCGTGTTCGCCATCCACCTCAAGACGGGAGCCTCGCTCACGCCCAAGACGCTCTTCCCGCTGGCGCGAGTGGCACTCGCGAACGCGGCCAGGGTGCTGCGGACGTACGGCATCGAGGTCGAGGTGGTGGGCATCCCCGCCGCTGACGGCGTGCTGGCCGCCTAG
- a CDS encoding AAA domain-containing protein translates to MSPQEAAAAATASILADYTSRTHKGLVVDSPPGAGKTTLVVAATVEIAKAGERLMIVAQTNEQVDDLVDRLASRDPQLTIGRLHAEGFEPPPRVTRHDNVTTHNKAENVDKCQVVVSTADKWAYVEDRTWEWAIVDEAYQMRSDKLLAVAPLFADGQALFVGDPGQLDPFSVIESERWTGLAWDPMQSAVAVTQRLNRLKVHQLPVSWRLPASAAQVVSEAFYPANAFTSGTGPGQRRLRFTLPGLRDPWDPTLAEAAAHGWALHELPNRHAVRTDPELAEACAGLARRLLQRGTVAEDEHGWHDVEVTRIAIGCAHKDQVAAVRKAGVPGGVTVDTANRLQGREYDITIVWHPLSGRRDATAFHLESGRLCVLTSRHRHACIVVARAGITDLLDSHPSSPKVQLNVPIKFPDGWAANHTVLAHLDRHRVAAVGRD, encoded by the coding sequence ATGAGTCCACAGGAAGCCGCCGCGGCCGCCACTGCGAGTATCCTCGCCGACTACACCAGCCGCACGCACAAAGGCCTGGTCGTCGACTCCCCACCCGGTGCCGGCAAGACGACGTTGGTGGTGGCGGCCACCGTGGAAATCGCCAAGGCAGGCGAGCGGCTCATGATCGTCGCGCAGACCAATGAGCAGGTGGACGACCTCGTCGACCGGCTCGCGAGCCGAGACCCACAACTCACCATCGGACGTCTGCACGCCGAAGGCTTCGAACCGCCGCCCCGTGTCACCCGCCACGACAACGTCACCACGCACAACAAGGCCGAGAACGTCGACAAGTGCCAGGTCGTCGTCTCCACTGCCGACAAGTGGGCCTACGTCGAAGACCGGACGTGGGAGTGGGCGATCGTGGACGAGGCCTATCAGATGCGCTCGGACAAGCTCCTGGCCGTGGCTCCGTTGTTCGCCGACGGTCAGGCGTTGTTCGTCGGGGACCCGGGACAGCTCGATCCCTTCTCAGTGATCGAGAGCGAACGGTGGACCGGTCTGGCGTGGGACCCCATGCAGAGTGCGGTCGCCGTGACCCAGCGGCTCAACCGGCTCAAGGTTCATCAACTGCCGGTGTCATGGAGGCTTCCGGCCAGCGCCGCCCAGGTCGTGTCGGAGGCGTTCTACCCGGCCAACGCCTTCACCTCGGGAACGGGGCCCGGACAGAGGCGGCTTCGCTTCACCCTTCCAGGACTGCGTGACCCTTGGGACCCGACCCTGGCGGAGGCGGCGGCGCATGGCTGGGCACTGCATGAACTGCCCAACCGTCACGCCGTCCGCACCGACCCCGAGCTCGCCGAAGCCTGCGCCGGCCTCGCCCGCCGCCTGCTGCAGCGGGGGACAGTGGCCGAGGACGAACACGGCTGGCACGACGTGGAGGTGACCCGGATCGCCATCGGTTGTGCCCACAAGGACCAGGTGGCAGCCGTACGAAAGGCAGGCGTCCCCGGTGGCGTGACCGTCGACACGGCGAACCGGCTGCAGGGGCGCGAGTACGACATCACGATCGTCTGGCATCCATTGTCCGGCCGCCGTGACGCCACGGCTTTTCATCTCGAGTCGGGGCGCTTGTGCGTGCTGACGTCCCGGCATCGTCACGCGTGCATCGTGGTGGCCAGAGCCGGAATCACCGACCTGCTCGACAGCCATCCCTCCAGTCCGAAGGTCCAGCTCAACGTGCCGATCAAGTTTCCTGACGGCTGGGCCGCCAACCACACCGTCCTCGCACACCTCGATCGGCACCGCGTCGCCGCCGTCGGGAGAGATTGA
- a CDS encoding NUDIX hydrolase translates to MSKAVRRRRPPASLAVAVDLVIFTVRNGRLQVLLIERGNLPYRGEAALPGGFVRDGEALGAAARRELREETGVGGGSLHLEQLHAYGEPGRDPRGRIISIAYLAFGPDLPVPQAGTDASAAHWIPVSSVLDGQITLAFDHEEILRDGLERVRSQIEHTTIAAAFCKEPFTIADLRQIYEAVWGVPLDPSNFRRKVMKTEGFVVPIGERRSPDIGRPAALFRRGLAKTLTPPLTRLGSIAQPLADDEKLT, encoded by the coding sequence ATGAGCAAGGCAGTTCGCCGACGCCGCCCGCCCGCCTCCCTGGCCGTAGCCGTGGATCTGGTGATCTTCACCGTACGCAATGGTCGACTCCAAGTTCTGCTAATCGAGCGCGGCAACCTGCCCTACCGTGGTGAAGCGGCGCTGCCCGGCGGGTTCGTCCGCGACGGCGAGGCGCTGGGCGCGGCCGCGCGGCGGGAACTACGAGAAGAGACCGGAGTCGGTGGCGGCAGCCTGCACCTGGAACAACTGCACGCCTATGGCGAGCCCGGTCGCGACCCGCGTGGACGGATCATCTCCATCGCCTACCTCGCGTTCGGTCCCGATCTGCCTGTGCCCCAGGCAGGAACCGACGCGTCCGCCGCCCACTGGATCCCGGTCTCTTCCGTCCTCGACGGGCAAATCACACTTGCCTTTGACCACGAAGAGATCCTCCGTGATGGCCTCGAGCGGGTCAGGTCCCAGATTGAGCACACCACAATTGCCGCCGCTTTCTGTAAGGAGCCCTTCACTATCGCTGACCTGCGTCAGATCTACGAAGCTGTGTGGGGCGTCCCTCTCGACCCCAGCAACTTCCGTCGTAAGGTCATGAAAACGGAGGGCTTCGTCGTTCCTATCGGTGAACGACGAAGCCCTGACATCGGACGCCCTGCTGCCCTGTTCCGCCGAGGACTCGCCAAGACACTCACTCCACCGTTGACAAGGTTGGGCAGCATCGCGCAGCCTTTGGCTGACGACGAGAAGCTCACCTAG